TCTTCCATGTGTGATGGCCGTCACACCCTTGACGTGTGATAGCACTCACATCTTTCTCACACTCCCAGAGTGACAATCCTCCAGTGATGAGCCGAGCGAAAAATTTCAATCGCCAGTGATGTTCAAGCGCTGGAGAGATTTTTCGCGGAGCGGAAGCGCACAAAAAGCAGACAAGTAACGTTATCCAAGTAACGTTACTGGCCTAGATGAAACCAAGGAGGGTTCTAAGGTCTTTGAGTGATTCGCCTTAATGCTCAGAACTAGAACTATTACAAATATGAACACGATAGTGAACAGATTCGTAGAAGCGCACGACCGCTACATGGAACTGGACCGCATTCGGACGGAATGCAAGAACCCGGCGGAACGCGAATCCATCCATATTGCTATTCTGAGGGCGTATCTGGAAGTACAGTTTCATGCGCGGCAGATCGCCGGGTTACAGTTTGCTGAAGGCATGGATTTCGCTGAAGTTAACTAAAATCCCCTTCCCTTCCGCAAGCCCCTCCGCGTAGAATCAGGTTCAGTATCCACGCCACTCTTTGTCTTAAAACCAGCCAGGCGCCCGAAGGTCCGCCTGGGCGGTAGGCTCGTCAAAAGTCTGAATGTTCCTGGCCCTTGGAGTTCTGTTATGGCAGTGGCCCGCATTTTTACCCGTCGCCCGGAAGCAGCTATATCTCTATCGGAAGAACTGCGCCGCCAGGGCTACACCGTGGAAGTGGTGGTGGCGGACCAGCCGCCGGTGCGCAAGGACAAAGACCTGGAAATTGATCTTGAATTCCTTCGCCTGGCCGAGTCGCCCACCTACTCCGATGAACTCATCACAGAGTTTGTCCCCGATACCACCGCCCTGGCAGAGGCCAACAAGCCCCTGGCTATGTCCTCGATGAACCTGCCCGTCGTTGACGTTCCGGTGGATGCGCCCGCGTTTTCCCAGTCCCCGGTGGTCATGCCGGAAATGCCGCCGGTAGCCATCCTGAGCGATTCCAGCGATTCCGACGCCCAGTTCGACAGCGTCCCGGAAATTGTGAACATGCGGGAAGCTGAGTCCTTCACCCAGGAGCCAGTCACAGTCGGCGAAGATCGAGCGGCGGCCGGTCCCGGGTCCGCCTTGCCAAGATGGATTGCGGCGCTTCCGGCCCTGGCGCATCGAGTCGCGCAAAGCTGCCGCGAGCAGATCAATCTCGGCGTGGAGCGCGTGCGCGAAGGCCGCCGCCAGCGCCAGTTGGCATTGCAGGCCCGGCAAGCGCAGGCGCAGGAACGCGCCGCGGAACTTCAGGCAGCGCGCGAAGCTGCCGCCGAGCGGCTGCAACAGTTGCTGAATGAGCGCGGTGACGAGGCGGCAAGGCCGGTCGTCGCGTACCAGGAGGCCGAAGCGGAAATTCCTGAATTTGGTCCGGAATTTGATCTGGAACCAAAAGTCGAGCCGGTGCCGGAAGCCCGGCCGGTGGTGCGCGCGCCCATCGCAGCTTTCTCGCGCGATGTTTGGCGCAGATTCAGTCTGAAACCGGAATATGTTTTTGCCGGCGTAGCCGCCCTGGGATCTCTCCTGGTCGTCGGGTTGGCCTTGGTTACCCTGCGTTCCACGCCCCAGCTTGCCAAACTGGATCATCCCGCCGGAACAATCGGGCAGACCAGCGGAGCCGCGGTGAACTCCGGCAAGACCGCAAAGGCTTCCCGGCCCAGCCCTTTTAGGCGCGAAGTCGCGGCCCGGAACGCAGGCACAGAGACGGCTGCGAACAAGATCACGGTGCGTCGCCTGGGCGCGGATGTGACCATCCGCCAATACCCGGCGGCGAGCCTGGCCAGCCGTTTCCCGACGCAGGCCAAGCCTGCCGCGCTGAACGCGCAGCCGCAACTTAGAAGGATTTCAGATTTGCAGAACTGAAGGAGCAACTGGCAATTAGCAGTTGGCAAACAGCCAAGGCTGCATCCAATTTAGCTCCAACCGTGAAACGACGAAGGCTGCGTTTCCGGTTTGGCCAATTGCTATTTGCCAATTGCTAATTGCTTATTTTCCCGCCGTGATCTTCTCCACCAACTGCGAATAATCTTTCTTCTCCACGCCGTAAACCTGCTTATTGAACTCGTCCACTTTCTGCGAGTAGTTCATCGAACAGAATTTGGGTCCGCACATGGAACAGAACTTGGCCTCTTTGTAGTAGTCGTCCGATAGCGTCTCGTCGTGCATGGAGCGCGCGGTTTCAGGGTCGAGCGACAGCTCAAACTGCTTGTCCCAGTCGAAGGTGTAGCGCGCATAGCTGAGGGCGTTGTCGCGGTCCTGCGCGCCGGGGCGATGCCGCGCGATGTCGGCCGCGTGCGCGGCGATCTTGTAGGCGATGATCCCGTCTTTCACGTCCTTCTCGTTGGGCAGCCCCAGGTGTTCTTTGGGGGTGACGTAGCACAGCATGGAAGCACCGTGCCAGCCGATCAGGGCCGCGCCAATGGCTGACGTAATGTGGTCGTAGCCGGGAGCGATGTCAGTGACCAGCGGACCCAGGGTGTAGAACGGCGCGCCGTAGCACCACTCCACTTCCTTGTCCACCTGCTCCTTGATCTTGTCCAGCGGCACGTGGCCGGGGCCCTCAATCATCACCTGGACGTCATGCTCCCAGGCCCGCTTGGTCAGCTCGCCCAGGGTGCGCAGCTCGGCGAACTGGGCTTCGTCGCTGGCGTCAGCGATGCAGCCGGGACGCAAACCGTCACCCAGCGAGTAAGATACGTCATACTTCTTCAGGACCTTGGTGATGTCGTCAAAATTTTCGTACAGGAAGTTCTGCTTGTGGTGATGGGCCATCCACTGGCCCAGGATGGCGCCGCCCCGGCTCACGATGCCCGTGATTCGCTTGGCCACCAGCGGCAGATACTGCACCAGCACGCCGGCATGGATGGTCATGTAGTCCACGCCCTGCTGCGCCTGTTCTTCAATCACTTCCAGCATCAGGCCGATGGACAAATCCTCTATGCGCTTCACCCGCGAGACGGCCTCATAAATCGGCACCGTGCCAATGGGCACGGGCGAGTGGCGGAGAATTTCTTCGCGTATCTCATGGATGCCGCCGCCGGTGGAAAGGTCCATGACCGTGTCGGCGCCAAAGTGGACGGCGGTATGCAGCTTCTTCAACTCCTCATCCACGTTGGAGGTAATGGAAGAGTTGCCGATGTTGGCGTTGATCTTGCACAGTGACTCCACGCCAATGGCCATGGGCTCCAGCTCAGGATGGTTGATGTTGGCGGGGATGATCATCCGCCCGGCAGCCACTTCGCCGCGCACGTGCTCGGGCGTGATCTTTTCCCGTTCCGCCACGTACACCATTTCTTCCGTGACCAGCCCTTTGCGGGCAAAGTGCATCTGGGAGAAGTTGCCATCGCCGCTGCGGGCTGCTTCCGCCTTGCGCCGGGCAATCCATTCCGCGCGAGGCTTGGGTGTCTGCTGGGTGCCGTTCTGGCCGTTGCTTCCGCTCATTGGGGTCCGCCTTTGCTCTTGAAAACCTTCATTATACGCCCCTACAAGGAGTGGAGTGACGAACGTCACACCACCGGCCCCGCCCCCTTGACCCAGCCTGCACTCCGGGCTACCCTTTGAATAGGTATATGTCGCAATCAAAGAGCAAATTCTTCAAGTTTGGCGCGGCTGTCGCCATTATTGTGCTTTCCCTGGGCTATCTGGCCTGGACCGGCGTCAACGAAAGCAAGAGCTTTTACGTCAAGATCAAAGAGATGCGCGCAATGGGCGATGCCGCCTATGCCCGGCGCCTGCGTGTGGAAGGATTTGTGAAGCCCGGCTCCATCCAGAGAAACGGCTCCCATGCGGAATTTGTGATTGAGGACGGCGACCAGACCGTGCCCGTAAGTTACAAGGGCATGGAACCGCCGCCCGACACCTTCAAGGACCACGCCCAGGCGCTGGTGATCGGCCAGCTGGGCCGCGATGGCACTTTCCACGCCACGGAAGTCCAGGCCAAGTGCGCGTCCAAGTATGAGGACATGGAAAAGGCACAAAGCGAAGCCAATAAAAAAGGCCTCTGAGGTCAGCCGCTGAACCCCGACGCTCCCCCCGTCCAAGTCAAGAACGTTTCCAAAGTCTATGGCCGCACCGCGGCGGTAAGAAGTGTCTCTCTGGACTTGCAGCCGGGGAAGTTCTACGTGTTGCGCGGCGAAAACGGCGCGGGTAAGTCCACCTTGCTGCGGATGATCGCCGGGCTCAATGAGCCGACCGAAGGCTCCATCCTGATCTTCGGGATCGAAAACAAGCAGGCCCTTTCCCACCTGGGCTACATGGCCCACGCTCCGCTGCTCTATGACGAGCTTTCCGGCATGGAGAACCTGCGCTTCTTCGCCAAATTGTATGGCATCAGCTCTGACGAACCTCTGGCCGGCGCCATGCGCCGCGTGGGGCTTGATCCCGCGCTGGATCGCCGCATCGGGCAGTATTCGCAGGGCATGCGCCAGCGGCTGTCCCTGGCCCGCGCGATTTTTCATTCCCCCGACCTTCTCTTGCTGGACGAACCTTTTTCCAACGTTGATCCTGAATCCGCCCTGGCCATTGCCAAGCTGCTGGCTTCCATGCGCGATGAAGGCAAGACCATTGTGCTGGTCACCCACCAGGTGGGACTGCTGGCCAGCCTGGCCGACGAATACATCCTCCTCTCCCACGGCCAGTTGGAAGGCCGCGGCGTAATGCAGCAGGCGCGCCCATGAGCCTTTCCATCAGCAAGCTGACGGCGGTGAACGTCCGCAAAGACCTGCAGTTGGAGTGGCGCTCGCGCGACGTTTTCAACGCCATGCTGTTCTTCGCCCTGCTGGTGGTGGTGGTGTTCAGCTTTGCTTTCGACCAGCAGGATTCCCGTCCGGTGATGGGCGGGCTCATCTGGATCGCGTTTCTGTTTTCCTCCACCATGGCGCTCAACCAGTCCTGGGCGCGCGAATTGCGCAACGGCGTCCTGGACGCCTACCGCGTCTCCCCCGCGCCGGCCGAGGCGCTCTTCCTGGGAAAATGTCTGGGCAACTATATTCTGATGATGTTGCTGGAATGCGTGATGGCCCCGCTGTTTGTGATCTTTTACAACCTCAAGTCCGGCGGGCCGCTGTGGCAACTTGCGCTGATTTTCCTGCTGGGCACCTGGGCCCTGGTGGTGAACGGCACGTTTTTTGCCGCCATGTCCATCCGAACGAAAAACCGCGAGCTGATGCTGCCCTTGCTGCTGTTGCCTATCTCGCTTCCGGCGGTATATTCCATGGTGGAGGCCACCAGCATTGTTCTTAACGGTGATGGTTCGCCCTGGGCTTATGTAAAATTCCTGGCGGGCTTTTGTGTGATATATACCACAGCCTGTTTTCTGTTATTTGAAATAGTCTTAAACGCAGAATGAAATCAAAACTCTTTTTCCTGTTTCTGGCGATTGACGCCGGCCTGCTGGCCTACGGCACCTACCTGGGCCTGGTGGTTGCGCCCACCGAAGCCACCATGGGCGACGTCCAGCGGATCTTCTATTGCCACGTGCCTGGGGCCACTACGGGCTTCTCACTATTCACACTGAACTTTGTGGCCTCGGTCATGTTCTTGTGGAAGCGCAGCACCAAGGCCGACGCCTGGGCCATCTCCACCGCGGAAGTGGGCGTGGTCTTCTGCACCGTGGTGTTGGTCACCGGCCCTATATGGGCGCGCTACGCCTGGGGCACCTGGTGGGTCTGGGACATGCGTCTGACCACCACGCTGATCCTGTGGCTGCTCTATATGAGCTACCTGATCTTGCGCCGGTCTTCGGAAGCCGGGTCAACGGCCGTGCTGGCGGCGGCGCTGGCGATCTTTGCGTACATTGATGTGCCCATCGTGTACATGGCCAACCGCTGGTTCAGGACCAACCATCCGCAGCCGATGATCGGCACGCCCGCCCTTGACCCGCGGATGCAGAAGATCCTGTTCTTCAACATGTTTGCGTTTCTGATCTTTGGGCTGCTGATCGCCTGGTTCCGCTATGAAATGGAGCGGACGGCGCAGAAGATCTCCGCGGCGCACATCCAGCGGGCCGCGCGCGGCACGGCCTTCGCGCTGCTACCGGCCGTGGCGCTGTTCCAGGTCCCGCACAAAATCAATCCGCACGTGTATCTCTACTCCGGCTACTTCGCGGCGTGGGGCGTCTACGCCATCTACCTGGTGTTCCTGATGACCAAGCTGGGCCGGCTGAAAAAGGAAGAAGCGGAGATGCGGGTGGTGTAGAGACTGGTGAATCCAACTTGGGCCCTTCCGGGAGCTTTTATGTCAAACCAGGTTTTGGTGGAAATCAAGAACCAGGTGCAGACGATTCGCTTGAATCGTCCTGAAAAAAAGAACGCTTTGACCCAGGCCATGTACCTGGCCATGACCGACGCCCTGCGCAAGGCGGAGTCTGACACCACCGTGCGCGTGGTGCTGCTTACCGGCACCGCGGACTGCTTCACCGCCGGCAACGACCTGATGGATTTTGCCACCGCCAAGCCGGGCGAGCCCAGCGTGGCCGTGCAATTTCTCCAGGTACTGGCCGGGACCCACAAACCGGTGGTGGCGGCCGTGGGCGGAGTGGCCGTGGGGATCGGCACCACCATGCTGCTGCACTGCGATCTGGTGTACGCGGCGGCCAGTGCCCGCTTCCAACTTCCATTCGTGAACCTGGGCCTTTGTCCGGAGGCGGCTTCCAGCCTGATTCTGCCGGCGCAGATGGGGCTCCACCGCGCCGCGGAACTCATGTTCTTTGGCGAGCCCTTCAGCGCCACCACGGCGCGCGACTGGGGACTGGTGAATGAAGTCTATCTCGATGGCGAACTCGCCGCCGCCGCCCTGGGCAATGCACAGCGACTCGCGGAAAAACCTCCGGCAGCGTTGCGCGTGACCAAGTCGCTGCTCAAGCGCGGCCAGGCGAACGCGATTGCCGAAACCATGTCGCGCGAAGGACAGCAGTTCGCGGAGCTGCTGCAGGCGCCGGAGGCCCGCGAAGCTATGTCGGCGTTCATGCAACGGCGCAAACCGGATTTTTCCAAGTTCTAAGAACGGCCCACCACTGATTGACACTGATGACACGGATCAGAACGGGACAAAACCGGAACCACAGAGGGCACAGAGGAACACCGAGATTAAAAATTTGGCGAAGTGGCTTGGAGATCACAATGCCAAACCAACAGCCAATGGCCAATAGCCAAAAGCCGCAGTTCCCTTGCAACTTGGAGCCTGCCCGTGATCGCGACTAAACTACTGCCATGAGCTCGAAATCCCCCGAAACCACTTTGCACCCTGCTAACGCCCTGGCCAGCGCATCTTCTTCTTACTTGCGTTCGGCCATGCATCAGCCTATCCAGTGGCACGAGTGGGGGCCGGAGCCGTTTGAGAAAGCGCGCGACCAGAACAAGCCCATCCTGCTGGACATCGGAGCCGTATGGTGCCACTGGTGCCACGTGATGGACCGCGAGTCGTATGACGATGCGGAAGTGGCGGCCATCATCAACGAACATTTCATCGCCATCAAGGTGGACCGCGACGAGCGTCCTGACGTGGACAGCCGTTACCAGACCGCGGCGCAGGCCATCACCGGGCAAGGCGGGTGGCCGCTCACTGGGTTTCTCACGCCGGAGGGCAAACCGTTTTATGTTGGGACGTACTTTCCTCCGCAGGACGTCCAGGGGCGGCCCAGTTTTCGCCGCGTGTTGCTGACGCTGGCGCGCAGCTACCAGGAAAAACATTCTGACGTGCTGGAATCAGCCGAGAGCGTGATGGGCGCCATCAGCCAGTCAGAAGGATTCACCGGCAAATCGGGACCGCTGCGGCCGGAGCTGATTGAGAGCATGGTGGCCTCCGCCATGAAGCTGTTTGATCCCGACCACGGCGGCTTCGGCTCCGCGCCCAAGTTTCCTCATCCCAGCGCCACCGACATGCTGATGCAGCGCTACGCGGAAACCGGCAACTCGCTGCTGCGCGACACCGTGAGCTTTACGCTGGAAAAAATGGCCGAAGGCGGCGTGTATGACCACCTGGCCGGCGGGTTCCATCGCTACTCGGTGGACGAGCACTGGATCGTCCCGCATTTCGAAAAAATGTCGTACGACAATTCTGAGCTGCTCAAGAATTATGTTCACGGCTACCAGTTGACCGGCAATGAAACCTTTGCTGCGGTGGCCCGCGACGTGGTCCGTTGGATGGACGAATGGCTCACTGACCAGCAGCAAGGCGGATTTTATGCGTCCCAGGACGCCGACTACTCGCTGGACGACGACGGCGACTACTTCACATGGACCCTGGACGAAGCCCAGGCCGCGCTGGGCGTGGACAACGACGAACTGCAAGTGGCCATGCTGCACTATGACATTGGCGAAGTGGGCGAGATGCACCACAATCCCGAGAAGAACGTGCTGTACATGCGCGTTCCCATTGACGAGCTGGCCACGCGCCTCAAGAAGACAAACCAGGAAATTGCGGCTATTCTGGTTTCCGCCAAAAAGAAAATGTACGCCGCGCGGCTCAAGCGTCCCACGCCATTTGTGGACAAAACGGTTTACGTAAGCTGGAACGCACTGTGCATCTCCGCCTACCTCAAAGCTGCAGGCGTTCTTGTGCTCGATAGCGCGCGCAAATTTGCCCTGCGCTCGCTGGACCGCATTCTTGCCGAAGGTTGGAGCGCCGGCGGCAGTTTGCAGCACGTGATCGCCTACTCGGATCCGCAGGCCGTGCAGCGCAGGGTCCCCGGCGTGCTGGATGACTACGCTTTCATGGTCATCGCCTGCCTGGACGCGTATGAAGCCAGCGCTGACCTGAGCTACTTCCACTTCGCGCAGAAGATTGCCGACGCCATGATCACCCGCTTCCATGATTCGCACGAAGGCGGATTTTTTGATATAGCCGCGGGACCGGACGCGGGCGACGGGATCGTTCTGGGCGCGCTGGCGGCACGGCGCAAGCCGCTGCAGGATTCGCCCACTCCCGCTGGCAATCCGGCGGCAGCCATCGCTCTGCTGCGACTGCACGCGTGGACCAACGATGCCAGGTATCACAAAGTTGCCGAAGACACGCTGAAAGCCTTTGCCGGAATCGCTGAGCACTATGGGCTGTTTGCTTCCACCTACGCCATTGCGCTGGACATGTACCTGCGTCCGCACGTGCAGGTGGTCATCGCCGGCAGCGGCCAGCAGGCGGAGCGGTTAAAGTCGGCGGCGCTGAAGCATTTTGGGTTGAACAAATCTGTCCTGCATCTTCCGCAGGGCGAAGCCGTGCCGCAAATGCTGCCTCCAGCACTGGCAGAGACCATCCCTAATTTGCCGGCGGTTAAGGAAGGCAAGACCGTGGCTGTGGTGTGCAGCAACTTCTCGTGTCAGCCGCCGGTCGAGAGTCCTGAAGAACTGGAGAGACTGTCAAGGGCACAGGCATAACCTTTCTCTGAAATCTCGACTCTGAGCTTGCGAAGGGGAGAGATCTATATCAGCGCGTGGATCCAAGGGTTACCGAGGCAAGTGAGCCGCGAGCGTAACGTGACGATATGGATCTCTCGCTCTGCTCGAGATTTCAGAAAGACACGCAACCATGGCCGAAACAAATCCGTTGAAAGACCGAATTGCACAGGCTCTCGCTCCGCTCGTGGGAATGCCGTTGTGGGATTCCGGCCGCGCCGCCGACCTGGAGTGGTTCATCTTCGGCGAGCGCCGGACCATCAAGGACTTTCGCGGCGAACCCAGAGAAGTCGGCGAGTATTCACTGCACGTGCAGTGCGCCTGGCGCATCACCCAAGGCGGCCGCGTGCTGGTCGGCAGCCGCGATCTTTATTACCCAGCCGGCTACTGCGACCAGACCCAGGAAATCCCGCGGAATTTCAACTGGGACGTGCAAGGCGGCAATCGCCGCGACGAGTTGGTCGCCGCCCTTTTCGAACAGGGCCGCAAGCAATATCGCGTGACCAGATTCCAGGTTGGCGCGGCAGGCGCTCTTACCGTTGCGCTTGAAGATGATATGGCGCTGGAAATCTTTCCCGATGATGCTCTTCCCGGCGAGCACTGGCGGTTGTTTCGCCCAGGCGAAGACGATCCGCATTTCGTGGTGACGGGGGAAGGAGTCGAGGAGTAGTGCTGTTTTTGTAATCTCGAGCGAAGCGAGAGATCCCTATCATCACGAAAGCCTACACGTACACCACATGAATGGATAAGCGCAGACCGGCAGCAAGGAATTTCTCAGACCAGCCCGACCTTCCCTCGTGCCTCCGCGCTGAGCGCGTCTTGTATGTTGCTGAGAAACTCAATGGTCTTCAAACGATATCGTCCGGCTTGAAGATGAAACTAAAACTGTTCAGGTAAGTTTCTTCTATCTCCACTTCCAGTATGGCCTGCTCATTCTTGTCGGCCTTCGTCCTAAGGGCATCCATGTTGGCCTTAGCGACACCCCATCGCTCCAGGAGATACTTGAGCGTTTTCCATGGCTGAGGGAAGTACGCCTCTCCCTCGGGATCTTTTCCACTGAAAATCCTTGGCTTATATCGGATTTCCCCGCGCCATTCGTCAAGCGTAAGCTGCAACGTGCACAAGCGTTTCATGGTCACGATTTTACAGCAGCCTCTGCGGCAAATGGCATCTGTGATCCTTCGTGTGCCTTGTGTTTATAGGGTTCCTTCGCTCCGCTCGGGATAAAGAAAAAAGCTACGAGTGCTGCTTCAAGCCGCGCTGGGCCATGCCTGCTCGCAGTTGGATCAGGCAACCCACGTTGGCGGTGGCGATGATGTCCGCCGTCACCGACTGCACGTCATCCATTTTGGCCGCCAGGATTTTCATCGAGAGGTCATTGTGCGCCACGTTGTACACGCCGGCGCTGCCGCAGCACTGGTCGGAGTGCGGCAGTTCCACCAGTTCGCAGCCAATGGCCTTGAGCAACTCGCGCGGCTGGATGCGGATGCGCTGCGCGTTAGCCAGGTGGCATGGGTCCTGGTAGGCGACCTTCTGGCTGATCTTCTTCTTTGGCGCGCGCACGCCGATCCCTGCCAGGTACTCGGTCACGTCTTTGGATTTGGCTTTGAACTCCTTCGCCCGCGTCAAGTATTCCGAATCGTGTTCCAGCAGGTCGTCGTATTCCTTCATGTGCGAGCCGCAG
The Terriglobia bacterium genome window above contains:
- the thiC gene encoding phosphomethylpyrimidine synthase ThiC translates to MSGSNGQNGTQQTPKPRAEWIARRKAEAARSGDGNFSQMHFARKGLVTEEMVYVAEREKITPEHVRGEVAAGRMIIPANINHPELEPMAIGVESLCKINANIGNSSITSNVDEELKKLHTAVHFGADTVMDLSTGGGIHEIREEILRHSPVPIGTVPIYEAVSRVKRIEDLSIGLMLEVIEEQAQQGVDYMTIHAGVLVQYLPLVAKRITGIVSRGGAILGQWMAHHHKQNFLYENFDDITKVLKKYDVSYSLGDGLRPGCIADASDEAQFAELRTLGELTKRAWEHDVQVMIEGPGHVPLDKIKEQVDKEVEWCYGAPFYTLGPLVTDIAPGYDHITSAIGAALIGWHGASMLCYVTPKEHLGLPNEKDVKDGIIAYKIAAHAADIARHRPGAQDRDNALSYARYTFDWDKQFELSLDPETARSMHDETLSDDYYKEAKFCSMCGPKFCSMNYSQKVDEFNKQVYGVEKKDYSQLVEKITAGK
- a CDS encoding cytochrome c maturation protein CcmE; its protein translation is MSQSKSKFFKFGAAVAIIVLSLGYLAWTGVNESKSFYVKIKEMRAMGDAAYARRLRVEGFVKPGSIQRNGSHAEFVIEDGDQTVPVSYKGMEPPPDTFKDHAQALVIGQLGRDGTFHATEVQAKCASKYEDMEKAQSEANKKGL
- a CDS encoding ABC transporter ATP-binding protein → MNPDAPPVQVKNVSKVYGRTAAVRSVSLDLQPGKFYVLRGENGAGKSTLLRMIAGLNEPTEGSILIFGIENKQALSHLGYMAHAPLLYDELSGMENLRFFAKLYGISSDEPLAGAMRRVGLDPALDRRIGQYSQGMRQRLSLARAIFHSPDLLLLDEPFSNVDPESALAIAKLLASMRDEGKTIVLVTHQVGLLASLADEYILLSHGQLEGRGVMQQARP
- a CDS encoding heme exporter protein CcmB; the protein is MSLSISKLTAVNVRKDLQLEWRSRDVFNAMLFFALLVVVVFSFAFDQQDSRPVMGGLIWIAFLFSSTMALNQSWARELRNGVLDAYRVSPAPAEALFLGKCLGNYILMMLLECVMAPLFVIFYNLKSGGPLWQLALIFLLGTWALVVNGTFFAAMSIRTKNRELMLPLLLLPISLPAVYSMVEATSIVLNGDGSPWAYVKFLAGFCVIYTTACFLLFEIVLNAE
- the ccsA gene encoding cytochrome c biogenesis protein CcsA, which codes for MKSKLFFLFLAIDAGLLAYGTYLGLVVAPTEATMGDVQRIFYCHVPGATTGFSLFTLNFVASVMFLWKRSTKADAWAISTAEVGVVFCTVVLVTGPIWARYAWGTWWVWDMRLTTTLILWLLYMSYLILRRSSEAGSTAVLAAALAIFAYIDVPIVYMANRWFRTNHPQPMIGTPALDPRMQKILFFNMFAFLIFGLLIAWFRYEMERTAQKISAAHIQRAARGTAFALLPAVALFQVPHKINPHVYLYSGYFAAWGVYAIYLVFLMTKLGRLKKEEAEMRVV
- a CDS encoding enoyl-CoA hydratase, which translates into the protein MSNQVLVEIKNQVQTIRLNRPEKKNALTQAMYLAMTDALRKAESDTTVRVVLLTGTADCFTAGNDLMDFATAKPGEPSVAVQFLQVLAGTHKPVVAAVGGVAVGIGTTMLLHCDLVYAAASARFQLPFVNLGLCPEAASSLILPAQMGLHRAAELMFFGEPFSATTARDWGLVNEVYLDGELAAAALGNAQRLAEKPPAALRVTKSLLKRGQANAIAETMSREGQQFAELLQAPEAREAMSAFMQRRKPDFSKF
- a CDS encoding thioredoxin domain-containing protein encodes the protein MSSKSPETTLHPANALASASSSYLRSAMHQPIQWHEWGPEPFEKARDQNKPILLDIGAVWCHWCHVMDRESYDDAEVAAIINEHFIAIKVDRDERPDVDSRYQTAAQAITGQGGWPLTGFLTPEGKPFYVGTYFPPQDVQGRPSFRRVLLTLARSYQEKHSDVLESAESVMGAISQSEGFTGKSGPLRPELIESMVASAMKLFDPDHGGFGSAPKFPHPSATDMLMQRYAETGNSLLRDTVSFTLEKMAEGGVYDHLAGGFHRYSVDEHWIVPHFEKMSYDNSELLKNYVHGYQLTGNETFAAVARDVVRWMDEWLTDQQQGGFYASQDADYSLDDDGDYFTWTLDEAQAALGVDNDELQVAMLHYDIGEVGEMHHNPEKNVLYMRVPIDELATRLKKTNQEIAAILVSAKKKMYAARLKRPTPFVDKTVYVSWNALCISAYLKAAGVLVLDSARKFALRSLDRILAEGWSAGGSLQHVIAYSDPQAVQRRVPGVLDDYAFMVIACLDAYEASADLSYFHFAQKIADAMITRFHDSHEGGFFDIAAGPDAGDGIVLGALAARRKPLQDSPTPAGNPAAAIALLRLHAWTNDARYHKVAEDTLKAFAGIAEHYGLFASTYAIALDMYLRPHVQVVIAGSGQQAERLKSAALKHFGLNKSVLHLPQGEAVPQMLPPALAETIPNLPAVKEGKTVAVVCSNFSCQPPVESPEELERLSRAQA